From Mycteria americana isolate JAX WOST 10 ecotype Jacksonville Zoo and Gardens chromosome 4, USCA_MyAme_1.0, whole genome shotgun sequence, one genomic window encodes:
- the SPR gene encoding sepiapterin reductase, with the protein MEPEPGPGPGRWGPAACVLTGASRGFGRSLARLLAPRLGEGSLLVLLARSAAPLAELAAEVRAGGSGLRVECLAADLGCEQGLRRAAAALREVLPAAPPGRLLLVNNAGSLGDVSKSFLDLTDPDEINSYFAFNVTSALCLTSTALQAFGKRPGSSRTVVNISSLCAVKPFKNWALYCSGKASRDMMFQVLALEEPDVRVLNYAPGPLDTDMQLLARTKTGDPAMRQYFQSLQESGQLIDCTASAQKLVTLLEEDTFCSGAHVDFYDI; encoded by the exons atggagccggagccggggccggggccggggcggtggggcccGGCCGCCTGCGTTCTGACCGGCGCCTCCCGCGGCTTCGGCCGCAGCCTGGCGCGGCTGCTGGCTCCGCGGCTCGGCGAGGGCtcgctgctggtgctgctggcgcGCTCGGCCGCCCCGCTGGCCGAGCTGGCGGCCGAGGTgcgggccggcggcagcgggctgAGGGTGGAGTGCCTGGCCGCCGACCTGGGCTGCGAGCAGGGGCTGCGACGGGCGGCCGCTGCCCTGCGGGAggtgctgcccgccgccccgcccggccgcctgCTCCTCGTCAACAACGCCG GCTCCCTGGGAGATGTCTCTAAATCCTTCCTCGATCTCACCGACCCAGACGAGATCAACAGCTACTTCGCCTTCAATGTCACCTCGGCGCTCTGCCTCACCTCCACCGCCCTGCAAGCCTTCGGGAAGCGGCCCGGCTCGAGCAGGACGGTGGTGAACATCTCCTCGCTCTGTGCCGTGAAGCCCTTCAAGAACTGGGCGCTGTACTGCAGCGGGAAGGCTTCCCGGGACATGATGTTCCAGGTGCTGGCGCTTGAGGAGCCCGATGTCCGTGTGCTCAACTACGCCCCGG GTCCTCTGGACACGGACATGCAGCTCTTGGCCCGGACTAAGACCGGAGACCCTGCGATGCGCCAGTATTTCCAAAGCCTGCAGGAGAGTGGCCAGCTGATAGACTGCACCGCGTCGGCCCAGAAGCTGGTCACGCTCCTGGAGGAGGACACCTTCTGCTCCGGCGCCCACGTGGATTTCTACGACATCTGA